The proteins below come from a single Eucalyptus grandis isolate ANBG69807.140 chromosome 3, ASM1654582v1, whole genome shotgun sequence genomic window:
- the LOC120291889 gene encoding uncharacterized protein LOC120291889 — MEPPGQNPAPPEDARLAALCSHLGRLWETQSIEVCDEAPSIDKLAECKLILVGKVLTQNSINLPAFQSTMRRAWRVDTVEITHPETDIYVMKFRTELEKQRILDNGPWHFGNHLVIIKPWIPNTPLYCYDFSTCTFWVQVFGLPLERCTEEVIRRAVRHVGRVQAVKIDGKDGTSLRSVRARIDLSLNEPLKPGQLLRVAGTTF; from the coding sequence ATGGAACCTCCTGGCCAGAATCCAGCTCCTCCCGAAGATGCACGACTGGCTGCTTTGTGCTCTCATCTTGGACGCCTATGGGAAACACAGAGCATTGAAGTCTGTGATGAAGCGCCTTCGATTGACAAATTGGCTGAATGCAAACTCATCCTCGTCGGTAAGGTACTTACCCAAAATTCAATCAATCTTCCAGCTTTCCAAAGTACCATGAGGCGAGCTTGGCGAGTAGACACTGTGGAAATTACACACCCTGAAACTGACATATACGTTATGAAGTTCCGAACTGAACtggaaaaacagagaattctTGATAATGGGCCATGGCATTTTGGAAATCACCTTGTTATTATCAAGCCTTGGATTCCTAATACCCCCCTGTACTGCTATGACTTCTCTACATGTACCTTTTGGGTCCAAGTCTTTGGTCTCCCGTTAGAACGTTGCACAGAAGAAGTTATTCGCAGGGCTGTCCGCCATGTTGGTAGGGTTCAAGCAGTCAAAATTGATGGTAAAGACGGTACATCTCTTCGGTCTGTCCGTGCAAGGATTGATCTCAGTCTTAATGAACCTCTTAAACCAGGACAACTGCTGCGAGTTGCAGGAACAACTTTCTAG